From Halotia branconii CENA392, the proteins below share one genomic window:
- a CDS encoding rhodanese-like domain-containing protein, translating into MRDRHTYNHGHITKAIPISLENLAQQAKSALHTKRHIYIYGDNDEQSTHAAQLLRKAGFTDVAEIQGGFAAWKAAGGSTEGIAA; encoded by the coding sequence GTGCGCGATCGCCATACTTACAACCACGGACATATAACCAAAGCCATACCTATTTCTTTAGAAAACTTGGCACAGCAAGCCAAATCTGCCTTACATACGAAACGCCATATCTATATTTATGGCGATAACGACGAACAATCAACCCACGCTGCACAACTATTGCGGAAAGCTGGGTTTACTGATGTCGCTGAAATTCAAGGCGGTTTTGCTGCTTGGAAAGCAGCCGGTGGTTCTACAGAAGGCATTGCAGCATAA
- a CDS encoding AAA-like domain-containing protein, giving the protein MQLQSKNNLRRRGVALTHQGSRKLNQAKAEIEIAQNFKRYTLEALSEKTGLTPNTLSKVFTSSVGVDRRTLDCCFNAFNLTLLKDDYLYLEPQQDNLQSCSSTVPGGQMSLDSVFYIDRPILESLCYEAIQQPGALINIRAPKQMGKTSLMTRILAYSETLGDRTVCVNLQLADCEVLQNLDRFLQWFCARVSKQLDLPNTIIDFWNNSLGSKSNATDYFENVILVNRDRAASSRKNRSLVIAIDELNQLFAYPDTALEFLQLLRTWSEQAKKGDADTNPWHKLRLVTVHSTEILMPPLIDPSLLNTGLVIELPEFTSAQVQDLADRCEQEINTPQTQRLITLLGGHPYRLQLAFYYLQQQTITLEELLKNSAIAFGIYADHLEQQWWNLQCYPNLLPSFTEIVRQSNPVDCEAVQGFQLHKMGLVHLHGTKASLVCELFRPFFCDRL; this is encoded by the coding sequence ATGCAATTACAATCGAAAAATAATTTACGACGGCGGGGTGTGGCTCTGACACATCAAGGTTCAAGGAAACTCAATCAGGCAAAAGCTGAGATAGAAATTGCCCAAAACTTTAAGCGATACACTCTTGAAGCTCTAAGTGAGAAAACAGGTTTAACCCCCAATACCCTTAGCAAGGTATTTACTAGCTCAGTAGGAGTCGATAGACGAACCTTAGATTGCTGCTTCAATGCCTTTAATCTGACTTTATTAAAGGATGATTATTTATACTTGGAGCCTCAGCAAGACAATTTGCAATCTTGTTCCTCAACCGTACCAGGAGGGCAAATGTCCTTGGATTCAGTCTTCTACATTGATCGTCCCATCCTCGAATCTCTTTGTTACGAAGCTATCCAGCAACCCGGTGCGTTGATCAACATCCGCGCTCCCAAGCAAATGGGCAAAACCTCCTTAATGACCCGCATTCTGGCTTATTCTGAAACTCTTGGCGATCGCACCGTTTGTGTGAATTTGCAACTCGCTGACTGCGAGGTTTTACAGAACCTAGATCGCTTCTTACAATGGTTCTGTGCCAGAGTTAGCAAGCAATTAGACTTACCAAATACAATCATCGATTTTTGGAATAATTCCTTAGGTAGTAAATCGAACGCCACCGACTACTTCGAGAATGTTATCTTAGTTAACCGCGATCGCGCAGCGTCTTCAAGAAAGAATCGCTCCCTGGTCATTGCGATTGATGAACTCAACCAGCTTTTTGCCTACCCCGATACCGCACTGGAATTTCTGCAACTTCTGCGAACCTGGTCAGAGCAAGCCAAAAAAGGTGATGCAGACACTAATCCTTGGCACAAATTGCGACTGGTGACGGTTCATTCTACTGAAATTCTGATGCCTCCCTTAATCGATCCCTCTCTCTTGAATACTGGGCTAGTGATTGAGTTGCCTGAGTTTACCTCTGCTCAGGTACAGGATCTAGCAGATAGGTGTGAACAAGAGATAAACACGCCACAAACCCAGCGCCTGATTACTTTGCTGGGAGGACATCCTTATCGGTTGCAGTTAGCATTTTATTACCTACAACAGCAGACAATAACCCTAGAAGAACTGTTAAAAAATTCTGCGATCGCTTTTGGCATCTATGCAGATCATCTAGAACAGCAATGGTGGAATCTGCAATGCTATCCCAATTTATTACCATCGTTTACAGAAATTGTCAGACAATCAAACCCCGTAGATTGTGAGGCTGTGCAAGGCTTCCAGCTGCACAAGATGGGGTTAGTGCATCTGCATGGTACAAAAGCAAGTCTCGTCTGCGAGTTATTTCGTCCATTTTTTTGCGATCGCCTGTGA
- the mutL gene encoding DNA mismatch repair endonuclease MutL, producing MASTIQALPTEVVYLITAGEVIDSFASVVRELVENSLDAGATRIVVYLWPQQWRVHVTDNGCGMNLEDLQQAATAHSTSKIRSSDDLWKINSLGFRGEALHSLTTLAEVEILSRPLGKSGWRVVYGNGGKAMQVEATAIAPGTVVAVANLFGNCSSRRQGLPTTAQQMKAVQATIHQIALCHPQVTWQVWQNDRQWFTICPAGTTGQLLPQILNQVRQGDLQEVKLELSHPPNSLLNLVIGLPDRCHRHRPDWVRVAINRRMVNSPEIEQAILSAFHRTLPRDRYPICILHLAISPEQINWNRNPAKTEIYLNEISYWQEQITQVIDQALRISPTNIKESVHTTRVSKLLKAAETKGGYNFNPQNFNEDHKTFNSLKAVAQVSNTYIVVEHPGGMWLVEQHIAHERVLYEQLCDEWQLVPIEPPTILYQLSPAQVSQLQRIGLDIEPFGEQLWAVRTLPAMLQQRDDCAEAILELSWGGDLQTAQVAVACRSAIRNGTPMNLQEMQTLLDNWQRTRNPRTCPHGRPIYLSLEESALARFFRRNWVIGKSHGI from the coding sequence ATGGCATCTACTATTCAAGCTTTACCAACGGAAGTCGTATATTTGATTACCGCCGGAGAGGTAATCGACTCTTTTGCATCGGTGGTGCGGGAATTGGTGGAAAATTCCCTAGATGCAGGTGCAACAAGGATTGTAGTTTATTTGTGGCCGCAGCAATGGCGAGTTCATGTAACCGATAATGGTTGTGGCATGAACCTAGAAGACTTGCAACAAGCAGCCACAGCCCACAGCACGAGTAAAATCCGTTCTAGTGACGATTTGTGGAAAATCAACAGTTTGGGGTTTCGGGGCGAAGCGTTGCACAGTTTGACGACTTTAGCTGAGGTGGAGATTTTGAGTCGTCCACTAGGAAAGTCAGGATGGCGGGTTGTCTATGGTAATGGCGGAAAGGCGATGCAAGTAGAAGCAACTGCGATCGCTCCTGGTACAGTTGTTGCAGTAGCTAATTTATTTGGTAATTGCTCATCTCGTCGTCAGGGATTACCAACAACAGCACAACAAATGAAAGCTGTACAGGCGACAATTCACCAAATCGCCCTTTGTCATCCTCAAGTCACTTGGCAAGTTTGGCAAAATGACCGCCAATGGTTCACTATCTGTCCTGCTGGAACAACAGGACAACTACTACCGCAGATTCTCAATCAGGTACGACAGGGTGATTTGCAAGAAGTAAAATTAGAACTGTCTCACCCGCCAAATTCACTACTTAACCTAGTTATCGGATTACCTGACCGTTGTCATCGCCATCGCCCTGATTGGGTAAGAGTAGCGATTAATAGGCGGATGGTAAACTCACCAGAAATAGAACAGGCGATTTTATCAGCATTTCATAGAACATTACCACGCGATCGCTATCCAATTTGCATCTTACATCTTGCCATTTCCCCTGAGCAAATTAACTGGAATCGCAATCCAGCTAAAACAGAAATTTACCTCAACGAAATTAGTTATTGGCAAGAACAAATTACCCAAGTAATTGACCAAGCACTACGAATTTCTCCTACCAATATTAAAGAATCTGTCCACACAACCAGAGTTAGTAAGTTACTCAAAGCCGCAGAAACCAAAGGCGGCTACAATTTCAATCCTCAAAACTTCAATGAAGATCATAAAACTTTTAACTCGTTAAAAGCTGTTGCTCAAGTTAGCAACACTTATATTGTTGTAGAACATCCTGGTGGAATGTGGTTAGTAGAACAGCACATCGCCCATGAGCGAGTTTTGTATGAGCAATTGTGCGATGAGTGGCAACTTGTTCCCATTGAACCACCAACTATTCTTTATCAATTGTCGCCAGCACAAGTTTCCCAACTGCAACGTATCGGTTTAGATATTGAACCCTTTGGCGAACAACTCTGGGCAGTCCGAACCTTACCCGCAATGCTACAGCAACGAGATGACTGTGCCGAAGCCATTTTAGAACTTAGTTGGGGAGGCGACTTACAAACGGCTCAAGTAGCTGTCGCTTGTCGGAGTGCTATTCGCAACGGCACACCAATGAATCTGCAAGAAATGCAGACACTTTTAGATAATTGGCAACGCACTCGCAACCCCCGCACCTGTCCTCACGGACGACCAATTTATTTATCGCTAGAAGAATCTGCTTTAGCAAGGTTTTTCCGGCGCAATTGGGTAATCGGCAAAAGTCACGGGATTTAA
- a CDS encoding DUF2079 domain-containing protein, whose amino-acid sequence MSKWKLERGNPSVTILQLAGVFFILCLFFTLHRYYSFYASFDQGIFNQVFWNNLHGRFFQSSLSSSLSTNVIHAGEVPTVFYHRLGQHFTPALLLWWPIYALFPSPATLTFLQVTLVTAAGVVLYILARQYLQPSLAVMITASFYAANAVIGPTLSNFHDISQIPLFIFTLLLAIEKRWWWLFWLMAVLVLAVREDSGVGLFGVGIYMILSKRFPRAGIGVCVLSFGYMLVLTNLIMPLFSQDISQRFMLERFGQYADGNKASTLEIIWGMISNPWRLLVELVTPVDRTIKYLIGQWLPLAFVPAISPAAWMIAGFPLLQLLLGKGSLVLAITVRYALTVVPGLCYGAILWWSQHQHKFKPSFRRLWIGCICLSLFFSFTSNPNRTFYFLIPDSVKPWVYISLPQQWQHVAKIRLLLAQIPPDASVSATTYLVPHLSGRRGILRLPALELRNDAQEVTKVDYAIADLWQLQQYQAAFKDDRRQLQDLAKLVDRLSNNQEYGIIGFQNGVVLLKKGASSDIQATAAWLQFRQQLQILNIQSLNPVTFADYPIAPEKPC is encoded by the coding sequence ATGTCAAAGTGGAAGCTTGAGCGAGGAAATCCCAGCGTTACTATCCTGCAATTAGCAGGAGTCTTTTTTATCTTATGTTTGTTCTTTACCCTGCACCGTTACTATAGTTTTTACGCTTCCTTCGACCAAGGGATTTTTAACCAAGTTTTTTGGAATAATCTCCACGGTCGCTTTTTTCAAAGTTCCCTTTCTTCTAGTCTTTCTACTAATGTTATCCACGCTGGAGAAGTTCCCACAGTTTTTTATCATCGCCTTGGTCAACACTTTACCCCAGCTTTATTGCTGTGGTGGCCAATCTACGCTTTATTTCCTTCTCCCGCGACTTTAACATTTTTACAAGTCACACTGGTCACTGCTGCGGGTGTAGTTTTGTACATATTGGCACGGCAATATTTACAACCATCATTGGCAGTGATGATTACTGCCAGTTTTTATGCTGCTAATGCAGTTATTGGCCCAACCTTAAGTAATTTCCACGATATTAGCCAAATCCCCCTATTTATTTTTACCCTCCTCCTAGCAATAGAAAAACGCTGGTGGTGGTTATTTTGGCTGATGGCAGTTTTGGTTTTGGCTGTCCGCGAAGATTCTGGTGTGGGTTTATTTGGCGTGGGAATTTATATGATTTTGAGTAAACGCTTTCCCCGTGCTGGAATTGGTGTCTGTGTTCTCAGTTTTGGCTATATGTTGGTTCTCACCAACCTAATCATGCCGTTATTTTCTCAAGATATTTCCCAGCGCTTTATGCTAGAACGGTTTGGTCAGTATGCTGATGGGAATAAAGCTTCTACCCTAGAGATTATTTGGGGTATGATTAGCAACCCGTGGCGGTTGTTAGTAGAACTAGTAACGCCTGTAGACAGAACAATTAAATATTTAATCGGTCAATGGCTGCCATTAGCTTTTGTACCTGCCATTTCTCCTGCTGCTTGGATGATTGCCGGTTTTCCGCTTTTACAATTACTTTTAGGTAAGGGAAGTTTGGTACTAGCAATTACAGTCCGCTACGCTTTAACTGTTGTACCAGGCTTATGTTACGGAGCAATTCTTTGGTGGTCACAGCATCAGCACAAATTTAAACCTTCTTTTCGTCGCTTGTGGATTGGTTGTATTTGTCTATCGCTATTTTTTAGCTTTACATCTAACCCTAATCGGACTTTTTATTTTCTGATTCCCGATTCTGTCAAACCCTGGGTATACATTTCACTTCCTCAACAGTGGCAGCATGTAGCTAAAATACGTCTTTTATTAGCACAAATTCCCCCAGATGCTAGTGTTTCTGCCACTACTTACCTTGTACCCCATCTTTCGGGCCGTCGAGGAATTTTGCGCTTACCTGCTTTGGAATTACGCAATGATGCTCAAGAAGTAACTAAAGTAGATTATGCGATCGCTGATCTTTGGCAATTACAACAATATCAAGCGGCATTTAAAGACGATCGCCGACAGTTACAAGATTTAGCAAAACTTGTTGATCGCCTTAGCAATAATCAAGAATATGGAATCATCGGTTTTCAAAATGGTGTAGTCTTGCTCAAAAAAGGTGCTAGTTCAGATATCCAAGCAACAGCAGCTTGGTTGCAATTTCGGCAACAGTTACAGATTTTAAATATTCAATCATTAAATCCCGTGACTTTTGCCGATTACCCAATTGCGCCGGAAAAACCTTGCTAA
- a CDS encoding helix-turn-helix transcriptional regulator: MSSKSDGNYNQVAFALEILRLLAEKPRRREELVDLLSIFLEQHGKSVDNANVKQKITRTIRKLRDCGIEIKSAPHHPYELVESNFPVLISSEQREALATAAYFLADMGFSAQASQIQRIGNITESDIPASIKVDFSPPVDYSENKLDAIVRQLQERFVQQCRYTIRYQSKPGAKGRIWDIDRSELRLHDGLLYLFAFIPDWRSGWFDYWHNIDQNHIFRLDKIVNVGAASDTHWISCDFPTLKVNYRTTGQLSNYKPRRKDEIVIYNDPEGKFRDIEATIDYWFWFRQRILKYGANVQILNPQLLADEIKKEYKNIQKQFSAAEN, encoded by the coding sequence ATGTCCTCCAAAAGTGACGGCAATTACAACCAAGTCGCCTTTGCCTTAGAAATCCTCAGACTTCTAGCCGAAAAGCCACGGCGACGGGAAGAACTAGTAGATTTACTCTCAATTTTTCTAGAACAGCATGGCAAATCTGTCGATAATGCTAATGTTAAACAAAAAATTACCCGCACAATTCGCAAACTGAGAGACTGCGGGATTGAAATTAAAAGCGCACCACACCATCCCTATGAACTAGTCGAGTCTAATTTTCCTGTGCTGATTTCTAGCGAACAGCGAGAAGCCCTGGCAACAGCGGCGTATTTCCTCGCTGATATGGGTTTCTCTGCCCAAGCAAGCCAAATCCAACGTATTGGCAATATTACAGAATCAGATATACCAGCATCTATTAAAGTTGATTTTAGTCCTCCGGTTGACTATAGCGAGAATAAACTAGATGCGATCGTTCGCCAACTCCAAGAACGTTTTGTGCAACAATGCCGCTACACTATCCGCTATCAAAGTAAACCAGGAGCAAAAGGACGAATCTGGGATATTGACCGTTCTGAACTACGATTACATGATGGTCTGCTTTACCTATTTGCTTTCATTCCTGACTGGCGTTCTGGGTGGTTTGATTATTGGCACAACATCGACCAAAATCATATCTTTCGCCTCGATAAAATCGTTAATGTTGGTGCTGCATCAGATACTCATTGGATATCCTGTGATTTTCCTACATTAAAAGTAAACTATCGCACAACTGGGCAATTATCTAACTATAAGCCTCGACGTAAAGATGAGATTGTTATTTACAACGACCCAGAAGGCAAATTCCGCGACATCGAAGCAACGATAGATTATTGGTTTTGGTTTCGACAACGCATCTTAAAATATGGGGCAAATGTTCAAATTTTAAATCCCCAATTACTAGCTGATGAAATCAAAAAAGAATATAAAAATATACAAAAACAGTTTTCAGCGGCAGAAAATTAA
- a CDS encoding ribbon-helix-helix domain-containing protein: MIKNKVSKRFTVTLPDSVFEDLEILADAQGRPTANLAAFLIEVGICQIKERGEFPDMPKSSKVQKTKEDT; this comes from the coding sequence ATGATTAAAAATAAAGTGAGTAAACGATTTACTGTAACTCTTCCAGATTCAGTGTTTGAAGATTTAGAGATCTTGGCAGATGCCCAAGGCAGACCAACAGCAAATCTTGCTGCTTTCTTGATTGAAGTCGGTATCTGTCAAATCAAAGAACGAGGGGAATTTCCAGACATGCCAAAATCCTCCAAAGTTCAGAAAACTAAGGAGGATACCTAA
- the cas2 gene encoding CRISPR-associated endonuclease Cas2, with product MSTLFYLIIYDLPDSKAANKRRTKLHKMLSGYGTWTQYSVFECFLTTVQFAKLKVQVENLIKTSEDSVRIYVLDAGSVRKTITYGSEQPRQQETIIL from the coding sequence ATGAGTACTTTGTTTTACCTGATAATTTATGATTTGCCTGATAGCAAAGCGGCGAATAAGCGGCGAACCAAACTACATAAAATGCTTTCCGGCTATGGAACTTGGACGCAATACAGCGTATTTGAATGTTTTTTAACGACCGTCCAGTTTGCTAAACTTAAGGTGCAAGTTGAAAACTTGATCAAAACATCTGAAGATTCAGTACGTATTTATGTTTTGGATGCTGGATCAGTACGTAAGACTATTACTTATGGTTCCGAGCAACCTCGACAACAAGAGACGATTATATTATGA
- the cas1d gene encoding type I-D CRISPR-associated endonuclease Cas1d, giving the protein MSVLYVTQPDAVLSKVAEAFKVALKQEDGNWEKKSVPAQTVEQVVLMGNPQITGDALVYALELGMPIHYLSGFGKYLGSALPSYSRNGQLRLAQYAAYYDTAHRLEIVKTIVTGKIHNQYSVLYRHDQKDNPLKSRKQLVKEQNTLEEVRGVEGLAAREYFAAWSAMLEEEWSFTGRNRRPPTDAVNALLGFAYGLLQVQVTAAVHIAGLDPYIGYLHEATRGQPAMVLDLMEEFRPLIADNLILSVISHKEIKPDDFTDNLGAYRLSEAGRKQFLQAWERKMNDEFKHPSFGYRCSYRRAIELQARLLSRHLQEGIPYKALTLR; this is encoded by the coding sequence ATGTCAGTTCTTTATGTCACTCAACCAGATGCAGTTTTGAGTAAAGTTGCCGAAGCTTTTAAAGTCGCCTTAAAACAAGAAGATGGCAACTGGGAGAAAAAATCGGTTCCCGCCCAAACCGTCGAACAAGTCGTCTTGATGGGTAATCCACAAATAACTGGCGATGCTCTAGTGTACGCTTTGGAGTTAGGAATGCCCATACATTACCTTTCTGGTTTTGGTAAATATTTAGGTTCGGCACTTCCGAGTTACTCACGTAATGGTCAGTTACGACTAGCGCAGTACGCCGCTTATTATGATACAGCCCATCGCTTAGAAATTGTCAAAACAATTGTGACAGGCAAAATCCATAATCAATACAGTGTTTTGTACCGCCACGACCAAAAAGATAATCCTCTCAAATCTCGCAAACAGCTAGTTAAAGAACAAAACACACTCGAAGAAGTGCGTGGTGTAGAAGGGTTAGCAGCAAGAGAATATTTTGCCGCTTGGTCAGCGATGCTTGAGGAGGAATGGTCATTTACAGGGAGAAATCGTCGCCCGCCAACAGATGCAGTGAATGCGTTATTGGGGTTTGCTTATGGTCTTTTGCAAGTCCAGGTAACAGCTGCGGTACATATAGCTGGTTTAGATCCATATATTGGTTATTTGCACGAAGCCACTAGAGGACAACCCGCAATGGTTCTCGATTTAATGGAAGAATTTCGCCCCTTGATTGCCGATAATTTGATTCTTTCGGTCATCAGTCATAAAGAAATCAAACCCGATGATTTTACCGATAATCTTGGTGCATATCGACTTTCAGAAGCTGGACGCAAACAGTTTTTGCAAGCATGGGAACGAAAAATGAACGATGAGTTTAAGCATCCCTCTTTTGGCTATCGTTGCAGCTATCGGCGGGCAATTGAATTGCAAGCCCGTTTATTGAGTCGGCATTTACAAGAAGGGATTCCCTATAAAGCTTTGACACTGCGATGA